One stretch of Candidatus Stygibacter australis DNA includes these proteins:
- a CDS encoding T9SS type A sorting domain-containing protein translates to MKIGIIILLIILSINLEANYTYEEIDGEYRIYCNEHHFMSLLNNAGECAFRPHPGDDINGWGSTIYLQPFLPGAVLMHTVIDDISTNFDGVNIICSGLVSFGQGGNWGCWDFDLFFSYADIDKIVSGSGDYHIHLSDALSEESGDLNLYKIASNYLYNVPLLDPPFWGDTGDMSYTEVLGNAAGFPFFWYPADNPGYFPGYFTDSLAVYVYGEYNNIDTVAQGYEYIAPAWKPSISVTLNSEDNAEITFGGIYDLDHSSEFWSDNIGITPIILSNSDMTDFDFSVIFNSDTDEPIVMTEEKLIKDSHDFIIYPNPLMLSRRIRGNINIRLYPSWQNNEAVKLIVYNIKGQKIKEMDFTIPVNRSIPIKCDLFKQTGIYILQLQSKNFITSRKIVVVK, encoded by the coding sequence ATGAAAATCGGAATTATCATATTATTAATTATCTTGAGTATAAATCTGGAAGCAAATTATACTTATGAAGAGATCGATGGAGAATACCGCATCTATTGCAATGAACATCATTTTATGTCATTATTGAATAATGCCGGGGAATGTGCCTTTAGACCACATCCAGGAGATGATATTAATGGCTGGGGAAGTACAATATATCTACAACCCTTTTTACCCGGTGCAGTGCTTATGCATACTGTAATAGATGATATTTCGACAAATTTTGATGGTGTGAATATAATTTGCTCAGGACTGGTGTCATTTGGTCAGGGAGGAAACTGGGGTTGCTGGGATTTTGATCTATTTTTTTCTTATGCTGATATCGATAAAATTGTTAGTGGATCGGGAGATTATCATATTCATTTATCAGATGCCCTGTCAGAAGAAAGTGGTGATCTTAATTTATATAAGATTGCCAGTAATTATCTATATAACGTACCTCTTCTTGATCCCCCATTCTGGGGTGATACTGGTGATATGAGTTATACTGAAGTGTTGGGTAATGCGGCAGGATTTCCATTTTTCTGGTATCCTGCCGATAATCCAGGATATTTCCCAGGATATTTTACTGATTCTCTTGCAGTCTATGTGTATGGTGAGTACAATAATATTGATACTGTGGCTCAGGGTTATGAATATATAGCCCCAGCGTGGAAACCATCGATTTCAGTAACCCTTAATTCAGAGGACAATGCAGAGATCACATTTGGGGGGATTTATGATCTTGATCATTCCTCTGAGTTCTGGTCAGATAATATAGGGATCACCCCTATAATATTATCAAATAGTGACATGACGGATTTCGATTTTTCTGTAATATTTAATTCTGATACAGATGAGCCGATTGTAATGACAGAGGAAAAATTGATTAAGGATTCACATGATTTCATAATATATCCAAATCCATTAATGTTGAGCAGACGGATAAGAGGTAATATCAATATCAGATTATATCCTTCCTGGCAAAATAATGAAGCAGTAAAATTAATAGTTTATAATATTAAAGGGCAGAAGATCAAAGAAATGGATTTTACTATCCCAGTAAATCGCTCAATCCCGATTAAATGTGATTTATTTAAACAAACTGGAATTTATATTCTGCAATTACAAAGTAAGAATTTTATTACTTCCAGGAAAATTGTTGTAGTGAAATAA